The following DNA comes from Pseudomonas marginalis.
TCGCCAGCTCCGAACCAGGCTCGAGCCGTGGCCTGCGAGACGCCAACTTCGTGGGCGGCGTGTACTCCTGGACCCCAGAGTTCACCACCAGCCTCTACTACTCGAAAGTGGAAGACTACTGGAAGAAGATCTACGCCAACGTCAACTGGACCCACGCGCTCAGCGATGACCAGTCCGTGGCTGTCGACTTCAACATCTACGACACCAAGAGCGACGGCGCCGGCCTGGTCCGTGCTGACAAAGACAGCACCACCAAGCTCGACAACCGTGCGTTCAGCCTGCAAGGCGCGTACACCATTGGCGCTCACACCTTCACCCTGGCAGCACAGAAGGTCAGCGGCGACGGCCAGTACGGCTACGGCGTAGACGGCGGCGGCACGATTTTCCTGGCCAACTCCATCGCCCGCTCCGACTTCAACGCTGAAGACGAGAAGTCCTACCAGGCTCGCTATGACCTGAACATGGCGACCTTTGGCATCCCAGGCCTGAGCTTCATGACTCGTTATGTGAAAGGTACCGGCGCCAACACCTCGACCACTAACAATGGTAAAGAGTGGGAACGCGACATCGAAGCCAAATACGTGATCCAGAGCGGTCCAGCCAAAGACCTGAGCCTGCGCGTACGTCAGGCGACCTATCGCTCATCTGATCAGGTTTACTCGGGTTCCCTCGACGAACTGCGTCTGATCGCGCAATACCCGCTGAACATCTTGTAATTGCCGGTTCAATTACAACGATGACTTAAGGCTCCGGCCTTAAACAAAAAAGCCGCTCCCCTGTTTACAAGGGAGCGGCTTTTTCATTGCAGTTTTATTTCAGTAAATAACTAGCAAGCTAACTAACGAGATTCAAGTGACACGTTTAACCTGACCTTTCGGCCAAGTTAAACGCGCTTCTTTCACTTACTTCGGAGCTGCTTCCTGCATCACTCGAATAACGCGCTGCGGAAATGGAATATCAATCCCCGCAGCCTTTAAACGATCACGCGCCAGTTCATTCAACATGAACACTACATCCCAATAATCCGGGGTATTGGTCCAGCAGCGCAGGGAAACAGTGATCGAGCTATCGCCCAAGGTCGACACCACGGCCACCGCAGCAGGATCCGTCAGTACACGCGGATCTTTTGACAGCTCCAGCAGCACTTCACGAGCCTTTTGCAGATCCGCCTCGTAGTCCACACCCACATCAAAGACCACCTTGCGGGTCGGCTGACGGTTGGTGTTGGTGATGATGCCGTTGGACAGGATGCCGTTGGGCACGATGACGGTCTTGTTGTCACCGGTACGCAGCACGGTGTGGAAGATTTGGATGCTATCGACGGTCCCGGAGGTGCCCTGGGCCTCGATCCAGTCACCAATGCGGAACGGGCGGAACAACAGAATCAGCACACCACCGGCAAAGTTCGCCAGGCTGCCTTGCAACGCCAGGCCGATGGCCAGGGTAGCGGCACCGATGGCGGCGACGAACGACGTGGTCGCCACGCCGATCATCGAGGCCACACTGACAATCAGCATGACTTTCAGCGCGATGTTCGCCAGGCTGGTGATGAAGTGCTGCAGCGCCAGGTCCGCGTTACGCATGGCCAGCAGGCGGCCCACGCGGTGGGTCAATACGTTGATCAGCCACCAGCCAATGGCCAGGGTGATCACCGCCAGCAACACCCGGCTGCCGTATTCCATGATCATCGGGATCCATGACTGCGAGGTCTTGATCAAGTGATCCATTTCAGCGTTTAAATCCATGTAGCTTCTCCTGTATGGCGAATGTGCGGCTTATTGCCTGCCTGAAAACGCAAATGAGCCCCGTAGGGCTCAAGAGCAGGCGCTGGCTCTGGGGCGTGGGACGCCGAAAACGCCCGCAGGTTCCCCAATGTGCCATCAGTCGCGGAAGTTATTGAACTGCAGCGGCATGTCGAAGGTCTTGGCGCGCAGGGCGGCAATGGCATCCTGCAGGTCATCACGCTTCTTGCCGGTGACACGAACCTGCTCACCCTGGATGGCCGCCTGGACTTTCAGCTTGGCATCCTTGATATGGGCAACGATCTTCTTTGCCAGCTCCTTGTCGATACCTTCCTTGAGTACGGCTTCCTGCTTCATCAGCTTGCCGGAGGCGTAGGCGTCCTTGATTTCAAGGCACTGCGCGTCGATCTTGCGCTTGACCAAAGACAGCTTGAGGATCTCGATCATCGCTTCCAGCTGGAAATCGGCTTCAGCGGTCAGGTTGACGGTCAGTTCCTTTTCCTTGAATTCGAAGCTGCCCTTGCCTTTCAAGTCATAGCGGCGGTCCAGCTCCTTGACGGCGTTCTCGACGGCGTTGGTGACTTCGTGTTTGTCCAGTTCAGATACCACGTCGAACGAAGGCATGTGATTTCTCCAATATAAGGGGCGGGCTCAGTAGAGATGGAGCGCGCCAGAGCTAAAATGCCGGGGCATTATAGCGGTTCTTTCGTCCCGTTCACTGTGAGCGACCCTACGGAGCAGAAACTGATGTCGACCACCTGGCATATTCTTGGCGCGGGCAGCCTGGGCACACTGTGGGCCACCCGCCTGGCTCGTGCCGGCTTACCCGTCAGGTTGATCCTGCGCGATGCCACGCGCCTGGCCAGCTACCGGGCTTCACCCGGCTTGACCCTGGTGGAACACGGCGTCGCCCATACCTACCCGGTGTTCGCTGAAACGCCCTACAGCCCCGAGCCGATTCATCGCCTGCTGGTAGCGTGCAAGGCCTACGACGCCCAGGGCGCTGTCGCACAACTGCAACACCGCCTCGCACCGGACGCCGAGCTGATCCTGCTGCAGAACGGCCTCGGCAGCCAAGACGCGGTGGCCGCGCAACTGCCCCAGGCGCGCTGCATTTTTGCCTCCAGCACCGAAGGCGCGTTTCGCGACGGTGACTGGCGCGTGGTGTTCGCCGGCCATGGCTACACCTGGCTGGGGGACGCGAGCCACCCTACTCCGCCGCTGTGGCTGGATGACCTGCACGCTGCGGGCATCCCCCACGAATGGAGTACCGACATCCTGACGCGCCTGTGGCGCAAACTGGCGCTCAATTGCGCGATCAACCCGCTGACGGTGCTTTACCAGTGCCGCAATGGCGAACTGCAGAGCCATCAATGTGAAGTCGCGACCCTGTGTGCCGAGCTTGGCGAACTGTTGGAATGCTGCGGCCAACCCGCCGCCGCGCGGGATCTGCACCAGGAAGTGGAACGGGTTATCCAGGCCACGGCCGCCAATTATTCCTCCATGTACCAGGACGTGGCCAACGCCCGCCGCACCGAAATCAGCTACTTGTTGGGCTATGCTTGCCAGGCGGCCGCCCGTCACCAATTGAGCCTGCCCCATGTGCAACAACTGCAAGTGCGCCTGGTCGAGCAGTTACTTGCACGCGGATTGCCCCGCGACTGAGGCACGCGCTACCCTGCCCGCCTGTCTATCACCTGGGAAAACCCTGATGCCGCTGCGCCAGCGTCTAGAAAACCTACCGGTCGGGCAGAAACTGCTGGCCGCCCTGCTGGTGCTGCTGACCACCGTCCTGCTGGTGGCCAACCTGACCTTTATCAGCGCCGCCTACTGGATCTCCCAGGAAAGCATGGCCCCCCAGGCCTTGCAGGCCATCGGCCGGCTGGTATCCAACCCGGCTCTCGCCGCCGAAGCCCTTGAATCCCCGGCCAAGGCCGATGCGCTGCTCAATGAACTGACCAGCTATTCGCCTCTGCGCGCCGCCGCCCTGTACGACGGCGAAGGCAATCGCCTGGCGCAGATGCAACACGGCGATCGCCTGCACCTGCCGGACAACTACCGGCATATCGAAGCCTGGCGCGTGACCGAATTTCGCAGTAACCAGGTCATCACCCTGCCCCGTCCCGGCCAACCGTCCGGCCACCTGCTGCTGGTGGCCAGCAGTGAGCTGCCGGTGGCCTTCTATACCGGCACATTGACGGCGAGCCTGGGCATCCTGATTTTCAGTGTGCTGCTGTGGTTGATCATCGCCCGGCAGATCAAACGCCTGATCACCCGGCCGATCCATGAACTCGAAGAGCTGTCACGCCAGGTCACCCGCGAAGAGAACTACGCCCTGCGTGCCGGCAGGGGCAACCGCGATGAAATCGGCAGCCTCGCCGAAGCCTTCAACACCATGCTGTCGCGCATCGAAGCCCGGGAGCAGCAGCTCAAGCGCGCGCGGGACGACTCCCAGGCGGCCTACGACCAGGCACAAGGCCTGGCCGAAGAGACACGCCACACCAACCGCAAGCTGGAGCTGGAAGTCCAGGTGCGCAGCAAGATCGAGAAAAAGCTCACCGGTTTCCAGAACTACCTCAACAGCATCATCGACTCGATGCCTTCGGCACTGATCGCCCTGGACGAACAGCTCTACGTCACCCAATGGAATCAGGAGGCCACGGCCCTGTCCGGCACGCGCCTGGATGAAGCGCTGAATCAACCGATCTACCTCGCCTTCCAGCCGCTCAAGCCGTACCTGCCGCAGATCAAGGCCACGGTGGAACAACACACGGTGGAACGCATCGAGCGCGTCACCTGGATCAAGGACGACGAACCCAAGCATTACGCCCTGACCTTCTACCCGCTGATGGGCGGTGCCGGGCGCGGTGTAGTGATCCGTATCGACGACATCACCCAGCGCCTGTCACTGGAAGAGATGATGGTGCAGTCGGAAAAAATGCTCTCCGTCGGCGGACTTGCCGCCGGCATGGCCCACGAGATCAACAACCCGCTGGGGGCGATCCTGCATAACGTGCAGAACATTCGCCGGCGCCTGTCCCCCGACTTGCCCAAGAACCTGGAACACGCCGAACAGGTGGGGGTTGAGCTGGACACCGTTAACCGCTACCTGCAAAGCCGCGAAGTGCCGCAACTGCTCGACGGTATCCAGCAGGCGGGGGCACGGGCGGCGAAAATCGTCACCCACATGCTCAGCTTCAGCCGCCGCAGCAACCGGCAGATGGCGCCTTGCGACCTGCCGGCGCTGATCGACCAGGCGGTAGAAATCGCCGGTAACGACTTTGACCTGGCCATTGGCTTCGATTTCAAGGGCCAGGCAATCATCCGTCAGTTCGACCCGCAACTGGGCCCCGTGCCCGGCACGGCCAACGAACTGGAACAGGTGCTGCTCAACCTGCTGAAAAACGCCGCCCAGGCCATTCACCTGCGCGAGGACGACAGCGAACCGGGGCGCATCATCCTGCGCACGCGCCTTAACCCGCCGTGGGCGGAAATCCAGGTGGAAGACAATGGCATCGGCATGAGCGAAAACGTGCGTAAACGCACCTTCGAGCCGTTCTTTACCACCAAGGAAATCGGCCAGGGCACCGGGCTTGGGCTGTCGGTGTCGTACTTCATCATCACCAACAACCACAAGGGCCAGATGGAGGTGCATTCCACCCTCGGCCAAGGCACCTGCTTCACCTTGCGCCTGCCCCTGGCGGGCCAACTGCCACCTTACGAACTCACCCAACTGGAGCACTGACCATGGGCTTTCGCCTGTCGAAGATTTACACCCGCACCGGCGATAAAGGCGAAACCGGCCTCGGCGACGGCCGCCGCGTGCCCAAGGACCATCCCCGGGTGGAAGCCATCGGCGAGGTCGATACGCTGAATAGCCAGTTGGGGTTACTGCTGGCGTATCTCGAAGCCCTCGGCGGGCAGCATCCAGGCTTACAGAACGTGATCGAGGTGCTTACGCCTTGCCAGCATCGATTGTTCGATCTGGGTGGGGAGTTGGCAATGCCGGAGTACAAGGCATTGAACGCGGCGGAAGTGGATCGGCTGGAAGCGGCGATCGATCGCTGGAACGAAGAACTCGGGCCCCTGGAGAATTTCATCTTGCCCGGTGGTTCAGCGCTGATTGCCCAGGCCCATGTGTGCCGCAGCCTGGCGCGCAGTGCCGAGCGGCGCTGTCAGCATTTGAATGCGGTCGAGCCGTTGGAAGGGGTGGGGTTGGCGTATATCAATCGGCTGTCGGATTTGCTGTTTGTGGCGGCGCGGGTGATTGCCAAGCGCCAGGGTGTTGCAGAAGTGTTGTGGCAGGCGGCGGCGAAGCCACACTGATGATGATTCGGTGACTGATAGGGCCTCATCGGGGTGTAGCCCCCTCCCACACTTTGATCACATTCCAAAGTTGGAACCCGGTCGAATGTGGGAGGGGGCTTGCTCCCGATAGGGCCCTTCAGAACAGCATCAAACCTCAGGCCAGAACGCCCGAATTCCTGCGACACCTTGAGCGCCGGCTTCCCACGCCTGCTCCCGCTGCGCAGGCTCAACCCCACCCAACAGAAACACCGGTTTGCTGAACCCACGGATCAACTCTGCCGCCTGCTCCCAGCCCAACGGCTGCGCATCGGGATGGGTCTGGGTCGGCTGCACCGGCGACAGCGTGACAAAATCCACGTCCATCAACTCCGCCAACGCCAGTTCTTCCGCGTTATGGCATGACGCCGCCAACCAGCGATCCTTCGGCAACGGCCGGCCCTTGCTCGCATATTTGCGCAGTTGGGCCGAGGTCATATGCCAGCCGGCCGCCGGGAAGTCCCCGAGCCATTCAAACGGTCCCTTGAGCATCAACTGCGCCTTACCGGCGCACAGGCCCACCGCATCTACCGCAAGGTCGCGGTACTTGGGGTCGTAACCGTTGGGCGCCCGCAGCTGGATCAGCTTGATGCCACCGGCAATAGCCTTCTGGATCCCGCGCAAGAGCGTGGGCGTTTCCAGCTCGCCCGGCGTGATCAGGTAGTCGGCCGGCAAGCGCGCAGCCGCCACGATCGGCGCATTGGCCGCCGGGAACTCATAGTGGGGCAGATCGCGCGGGGCCACCCATTCCAGCGGTTGTCCCTCGGCACCGTGGGGCTCGCCGGTAAAGGCCGAGACTTCCCAGACATCCAGCAACACCTGCTTGTCCGGGTAGTCATGTTGCACCTTGATCAGCGGTCGCGCCGTGGTGACCTGGATACCCAGCTCTTCCTGCAACTCACGGGACAGGGCCGTGGCGACCGACTCATCGGCCTCCACCTTGCCACCGGGAAACTCCCACAGGCCGCCCTGATGCTGGGTATCGGCACGGCGCGCCAGCAGGATCCTGCCGTCGACACCGCGGATCACCGCTGCTGCTACATGCACTCGTTTCACCGCGCTTATCCTCTTCTATCAGGTGCGGTATTCCGCATTGATCTTCACGTACTCGTGGGACAGGTCGGTGGTCCAGATGGTTTCGCTGCACTCACCGCGACCGAGCTCGATGCGGATGGTGATTTCTTCCTGCTGCATCACCGCCGAACCCTGGGCTTCGGTGTAGGTCTCGGCACGGGCGCCACGGCTGGCGATGCATACGTCGCCAAGGAACACGTCGATCTTGCTCACGTCCAGGTCCGGCACGCCGGCACGGCCGACGGCAGCCAGAATACGGCCCCAGTTCGGGTCGGAGGCGAACAGCGCGGTCTTGATCAGCGGCGAGTGGGCCACGGTGTAGCCGACATCCAGGCATTCCTGGTGGTTGGCGCCGCCGTTGACTTCAACGGTCACGAACTTGGTCGCGCCTTCACCGTCACGCACGATGGCCTGGGCCACGTCCATGCACACCTCGAACACCGCCTGCTTCAGCGCCGCGAACAGCGGGCCGCTGGCCTCGGTGATTTCCGGCAGGTTGGCCTGGCCGGTGGCGATCAGCATGCAGCAGTCATTGGTGGACGTATCGCCATCAATGGTGATGCGGTTGAACGACTTGTTGGCGCCGTCCAGGATCAGGCTGTGCAGCACATCGCGGGAAACCTTGGCGTCGGTGGCGATATAGCCAAGCATGGTGGCCATGTTCGGGCGAATCATGCCCGCGCCCTTGCTGATACCGGTCACGGTAACCGTCACACCGTCGTGCACGAACTGGCGGCTCGCGCCTTTTGGCAGGGTGTCGGTGGTCATGATGCCGGTGGCGGCTGCCGCCCAGTTATCCACGGACAGGTCGTCCAGCGCGGCTTGCAGGGCGCCTTCGATTTTTTCGACCGGCAACGGCTCACCGATGACGCCGGTGGAGTATGGCAGCACTTGGCTGGCATCCACGCCGGCCAGTTGGGCCAGCTTGGCACAGGTGCGCGCAGCGGCGACCAGCCCCGGCTCGCCGGTACCGGCGTTGGCATTGCCGGTGTTGGTCAGCAGGTAACGAATCGAGCCGGCAACACGCTGCTTGGCCAGGATCACCGGCGCGGCGCAGAAGGCGTTGAGGGTGAACACGCCCGCAACGGTCGAGCCTTCGGCACAGCGCATCACCACCACATCCTTGCGCCCTGGGCGCTTGATGCCGGCCGAAGCGATACCGAGCTCAAAACCGGCAACCGGGTGCAATGTGGGCAAAGGACCAAGACCAACAGCCATGAATGCGCTCCTTAAAAATAGGTGATGTCTGTGCCGTCGTGATCGACGGTGAAATTAATGGCAAAACGCCGCGACGGCAGGGGCCGGTCGCGGCGCGGGGTGTAGCAGCGTCAGGCAAAAATCTTAGTTGATTTCGCCGTGGCAGTGTTTGTACTTCTTGCCCGAACCGCACCAGCACAGTTCGTTGCGGCCCAGCTTCTGCTCGTTACGAACCGGGGTCTGGGCCAGGGCCACATCGACCTCTTCACCCAACACTTCAGGCGCTTCCAGACCGGGTGCCTCGTCGTGCTGGAACTGCATGCGCGCAGCCAGTGCCTCGGCCTCCTGGCGCAGGCGCGCTTCTTCCTCGATCGGGTCTTCGCGACGCACCTGAACGTGGGACAGCACGCGAATCGAATCGCGCTTGATCGAATCCAGCAACTCGGAGAACAGCGTGAACGACTCGCGCTTGTACTCCTGCTTCGGGTTCTTCTGGGCATAGCCACGCAGGTGGATGCCGTGACGCAGGTGATCCATGGTCGACAGGTGGTCTTTCCACAGGTCGTCCAGCACGCGCAGTACGATTTGCTTCTCGAAGGTGCGCAGTGCTTCGGCACTCGCCTGCTCTTCTTTCTCGTTGTACGCGGCCAGCAGCTCGGTCATGAGCTTCTCGCGCAGGGTTTCCTCGTACAGGTGGTCGTCTTCGTCGAGCCATTGCTGGACCGGCAAGTCGACACCGAAGTCGCTCTTCAACGCAGCTTCCAGACCGGCGACATCCCACTGTTCAGGCAGCGATTGTGGCGGGATATGTGCGCTGACAGTGGCGTTGAGCACGTCCTGACGGAAATCGGCGATGGTTTCGCCAATGTTGTCGGCGGCCAGCAACGTGTTACGCATGTGATAGATCACTTTACGCTGTTCGTTGTTGACGTCATCGAACTCGAGCAGTTGCTTACGAATGTCGAAGTTACGGCCTTCTACCTTGCGCTGGGCCTTCTCGATGGCGTTGGTCACCATGCGGTGCTCGATCGCTTCACCGGACTGCATGCCCAGGGCCTTCATGAAGTTCTTCACCCGATCCGAGGCGAAGATGCGCATCAGGCTGTCTTCCAGGGACAGGTAGAAACGGCTGGAACCGGCGTCACCCTGGCGGCCGGCACGACCGCGCAGCTGGTTGTCGATACGACGGGATTCGTGGCGCTCGGATGCGATCACCTGCAAGCCACCGGATTCCAGCACGGCCTGGTGGCGTTTCTGCCAGTCAGCCTTGATCTGGGCGATCTGCTCAGGGGTCGGATCGTCCAGCGAAGCCACTTCCACTTCCCAGTTGCCGCCCAGCAGGATGTCGGTACCACGACCGGCCATGTTGGTGGCGATGGTCAGCGCACCCGGGCGACCGGCCTGGGCGATGATCTCGGCTTCTTTTTCGTGGAACTTGGCGTTGAGGACCTTGTGCTCGATACCTTCCTTGTTGAGCAGGTTGGACACGTGCTCGGAAGTCTCGATGGTGGCGGTACCTACCAGGATCGGACGACCCTGGGCCATGCCGTCCTTGATATCGTTGATGATCGCCGCGTATTTCTCTTCGGCGGTCAGGAACACCAGGTCGTTGAAATCTTTACGGGCCAGCGGCTTGTTCGGCGGGATGACCACCACCGACAGGCCGTAGATCTGGTGGAATTCGAACGCTTCGGTGTCGGCGGTACCGGTCATGCCGGACAGCTTGTTGTACAGGCGGAAGTAGTTCTGGAAGGTGGTGGACGCCAACGTCTGGCTTTCGGCCTGGATGTTGAGCATTTCCTTGGCTTCGATGGCCTGGTGCAGGCCTTCGGACAGACGACGGCCCGGCATGGTACGGCCGGTGTGTTCGTCGACCAGTACGACCTGGCCATCCTGCACGATGTATTCGACGTTGCGATGGAACAGCTTGTGGGCACGCAGGCCGGCATACACGTGGGTCAGCAGGCCCAGGTTATGGGCCGAGTACAGGCTCTCGCCTTCGGCCAGCAGGCCGATCTGGGTCAGCATGTCTTCGACGAACTGGTGACCGGCTTCGTTGAGTTCGACCTGGCGGGTCTTCTCGTCGATGGTGAAGTGACCTTCTTTGGTCACCACGCCTTCCACTTCCTCGATGTGCTGCTCAAGGCGCGGGATCAACTTGTTGATCTCGGTGTAAAGGCGCGAGCTGTCTTCGGCCTGGCCGGAGATGATCAGCGGGGTACGGGCTTCGTCGATGAGGATGGAGTCGACTTCGTCGATCACGGCAAAGTTGAGTTCGCGCTGGAATTTTTCTTCCATGCTGAACGCCATGTTGTCGCGCAGGTAGTCGAAACCGAATTCGTTGTTGGTACCGTAGGTGATGTCGGCGGCGTAGGCGGCGCGCTTCTCTTCCGGCGGCTGGAACGGCGTTACCACGCCTACGGTCAGGCCGA
Coding sequences within:
- a CDS encoding OprD family porin, which encodes MRVMKWSMIALAVSAGTSQFAMASAQDDSKGFIEDSTASILTRALYFSRDRRNHGAEQSRIEETGLGFHGLFSSGYTQGTIGVGVDVIGLLGVKLDSGKGRAGTGLFPEGSDGRSQDDYSKGGAAIKFRMSNTVLKIGDQYTTAPVFASDDSRLLPELPQGISITSNEIKDLKLEAGHFTSIVAQDQTYRDSIASSEPGSSRGLRDANFVGGVYSWTPEFTTSLYYSKVEDYWKKIYANVNWTHALSDDQSVAVDFNIYDTKSDGAGLVRADKDSTTKLDNRAFSLQGAYTIGAHTFTLAAQKVSGDGQYGYGVDGGGTIFLANSIARSDFNAEDEKSYQARYDLNMATFGIPGLSFMTRYVKGTGANTSTTNNGKEWERDIEAKYVIQSGPAKDLSLRVRQATYRSSDQVYSGSLDELRLIAQYPLNIL
- a CDS encoding mechanosensitive ion channel family protein; this translates as MDLNAEMDHLIKTSQSWIPMIMEYGSRVLLAVITLAIGWWLINVLTHRVGRLLAMRNADLALQHFITSLANIALKVMLIVSVASMIGVATTSFVAAIGAATLAIGLALQGSLANFAGGVLILLFRPFRIGDWIEAQGTSGTVDSIQIFHTVLRTGDNKTVIVPNGILSNGIITNTNRQPTRKVVFDVGVDYEADLQKAREVLLELSKDPRVLTDPAAVAVVSTLGDSSITVSLRCWTNTPDYWDVVFMLNELARDRLKAAGIDIPFPQRVIRVMQEAAPK
- a CDS encoding YajQ family cyclic di-GMP-binding protein, with the protein product MPSFDVVSELDKHEVTNAVENAVKELDRRYDLKGKGSFEFKEKELTVNLTAEADFQLEAMIEILKLSLVKRKIDAQCLEIKDAYASGKLMKQEAVLKEGIDKELAKKIVAHIKDAKLKVQAAIQGEQVRVTGKKRDDLQDAIAALRAKTFDMPLQFNNFRD
- a CDS encoding putative 2-dehydropantoate 2-reductase, with amino-acid sequence MSTTWHILGAGSLGTLWATRLARAGLPVRLILRDATRLASYRASPGLTLVEHGVAHTYPVFAETPYSPEPIHRLLVACKAYDAQGAVAQLQHRLAPDAELILLQNGLGSQDAVAAQLPQARCIFASSTEGAFRDGDWRVVFAGHGYTWLGDASHPTPPLWLDDLHAAGIPHEWSTDILTRLWRKLALNCAINPLTVLYQCRNGELQSHQCEVATLCAELGELLECCGQPAAARDLHQEVERVIQATAANYSSMYQDVANARRTEISYLLGYACQAAARHQLSLPHVQQLQVRLVEQLLARGLPRD
- a CDS encoding sensor histidine kinase produces the protein MPLRQRLENLPVGQKLLAALLVLLTTVLLVANLTFISAAYWISQESMAPQALQAIGRLVSNPALAAEALESPAKADALLNELTSYSPLRAAALYDGEGNRLAQMQHGDRLHLPDNYRHIEAWRVTEFRSNQVITLPRPGQPSGHLLLVASSELPVAFYTGTLTASLGILIFSVLLWLIIARQIKRLITRPIHELEELSRQVTREENYALRAGRGNRDEIGSLAEAFNTMLSRIEAREQQLKRARDDSQAAYDQAQGLAEETRHTNRKLELEVQVRSKIEKKLTGFQNYLNSIIDSMPSALIALDEQLYVTQWNQEATALSGTRLDEALNQPIYLAFQPLKPYLPQIKATVEQHTVERIERVTWIKDDEPKHYALTFYPLMGGAGRGVVIRIDDITQRLSLEEMMVQSEKMLSVGGLAAGMAHEINNPLGAILHNVQNIRRRLSPDLPKNLEHAEQVGVELDTVNRYLQSREVPQLLDGIQQAGARAAKIVTHMLSFSRRSNRQMAPCDLPALIDQAVEIAGNDFDLAIGFDFKGQAIIRQFDPQLGPVPGTANELEQVLLNLLKNAAQAIHLREDDSEPGRIILRTRLNPPWAEIQVEDNGIGMSENVRKRTFEPFFTTKEIGQGTGLGLSVSYFIITNNHKGQMEVHSTLGQGTCFTLRLPLAGQLPPYELTQLEH
- a CDS encoding cob(I)yrinic acid a,c-diamide adenosyltransferase encodes the protein MGFRLSKIYTRTGDKGETGLGDGRRVPKDHPRVEAIGEVDTLNSQLGLLLAYLEALGGQHPGLQNVIEVLTPCQHRLFDLGGELAMPEYKALNAAEVDRLEAAIDRWNEELGPLENFILPGGSALIAQAHVCRSLARSAERRCQHLNAVEPLEGVGLAYINRLSDLLFVAARVIAKRQGVAEVLWQAAAKPH
- a CDS encoding Nudix family hydrolase; translated protein: MKRVHVAAAVIRGVDGRILLARRADTQHQGGLWEFPGGKVEADESVATALSRELQEELGIQVTTARPLIKVQHDYPDKQVLLDVWEVSAFTGEPHGAEGQPLEWVAPRDLPHYEFPAANAPIVAAARLPADYLITPGELETPTLLRGIQKAIAGGIKLIQLRAPNGYDPKYRDLAVDAVGLCAGKAQLMLKGPFEWLGDFPAAGWHMTSAQLRKYASKGRPLPKDRWLAASCHNAEELALAELMDVDFVTLSPVQPTQTHPDAQPLGWEQAAELIRGFSKPVFLLGGVEPAQREQAWEAGAQGVAGIRAFWPEV
- the argJ gene encoding bifunctional glutamate N-acetyltransferase/amino-acid acetyltransferase ArgJ, giving the protein MAVGLGPLPTLHPVAGFELGIASAGIKRPGRKDVVVMRCAEGSTVAGVFTLNAFCAAPVILAKQRVAGSIRYLLTNTGNANAGTGEPGLVAAARTCAKLAQLAGVDASQVLPYSTGVIGEPLPVEKIEGALQAALDDLSVDNWAAAATGIMTTDTLPKGASRQFVHDGVTVTVTGISKGAGMIRPNMATMLGYIATDAKVSRDVLHSLILDGANKSFNRITIDGDTSTNDCCMLIATGQANLPEITEASGPLFAALKQAVFEVCMDVAQAIVRDGEGATKFVTVEVNGGANHQECLDVGYTVAHSPLIKTALFASDPNWGRILAAVGRAGVPDLDVSKIDVFLGDVCIASRGARAETYTEAQGSAVMQQEEITIRIELGRGECSETIWTTDLSHEYVKINAEYRT
- the secA gene encoding preprotein translocase subunit SecA translates to MFAPLLKKLFGSKNEREVKRMLKTVQLVNAFEEQMVALSDEQLRAKTEEFKARIAKGETLDKLLPEAFAVAREAGKRVMGMRHFDVQLIGGMTLHEGMIAEMRTGEGKTLVATLGVYLNALSGKGVHVVTVNDYLARRDANWMRPLYEFLGLTVGVVTPFQPPEEKRAAYAADITYGTNNEFGFDYLRDNMAFSMEEKFQRELNFAVIDEVDSILIDEARTPLIISGQAEDSSRLYTEINKLIPRLEQHIEEVEGVVTKEGHFTIDEKTRQVELNEAGHQFVEDMLTQIGLLAEGESLYSAHNLGLLTHVYAGLRAHKLFHRNVEYIVQDGQVVLVDEHTGRTMPGRRLSEGLHQAIEAKEMLNIQAESQTLASTTFQNYFRLYNKLSGMTGTADTEAFEFHQIYGLSVVVIPPNKPLARKDFNDLVFLTAEEKYAAIINDIKDGMAQGRPILVGTATIETSEHVSNLLNKEGIEHKVLNAKFHEKEAEIIAQAGRPGALTIATNMAGRGTDILLGGNWEVEVASLDDPTPEQIAQIKADWQKRHQAVLESGGLQVIASERHESRRIDNQLRGRAGRQGDAGSSRFYLSLEDSLMRIFASDRVKNFMKALGMQSGEAIEHRMVTNAIEKAQRKVEGRNFDIRKQLLEFDDVNNEQRKVIYHMRNTLLAADNIGETIADFRQDVLNATVSAHIPPQSLPEQWDVAGLEAALKSDFGVDLPVQQWLDEDDHLYEETLREKLMTELLAAYNEKEEQASAEALRTFEKQIVLRVLDDLWKDHLSTMDHLRHGIHLRGYAQKNPKQEYKRESFTLFSELLDSIKRDSIRVLSHVQVRREDPIEEEARLRQEAEALAARMQFQHDEAPGLEAPEVLGEEVDVALAQTPVRNEQKLGRNELCWCGSGKKYKHCHGEIN